gttttttttttctttctcaaatttAAATAAGGGTAAAAGAGGTAGTTCAACAAGAATTCAAAAAATGGGGTGTATTCATAAGATTGTGAGGTGTTAGTAAAAAAACCCATCAAATAATGTggtaccaataaaaaataaaaacattaatcaacacacttaataatctaatcatcaatatccacataatttgatttacaaaatttaatttagaaGTTTGGTCCCTCAAGCATTAGCCATGTAGAAAAGTGGGATTTTGTCTGGATGTTGTATTTTGGCCTTAGGTCATGTTAGGGTTACATTGTAAACTTACAaggccaaattttttttgtggttCCTGTGGTGACACACCACTTTCAATGTCACCCTTGTGATGAAAAAGTTGTTAATTAAATTATCGTGGTGAACCCTATTAGCAATTGAGATCCAAATCCAAACTTCTGTTAGTCTTTCATTATATAAACTCATGTGACTATCATATGGATCGGTCAAATACATCATTTCAATCCAAATTACATCATATTCCATGGACATCTAGTATGACTTAGGTATACGCTTGTTCTTTTTGCGTGAGTTATGACAAACACTTGTTTTTCTTGTGAGTTAAAAAGTTGCAATATGATTCCAATGCACAAGCAAATTGAAACAAGTGAAAATGAGAGATAATTTACAAGAATAGCTTAAAGAATAAAAGACAACAAGTGAACGACGTTGCAGTTTCTGCATTCAGACGAGTGAAAGGCATTGTAGAATTAAAGAATTGAAGACAATGGGTGAAAGGCAGTGCAGAAAATTCAATTTTCACGTCTGCCCTCTTCATATGAACTTCAAGAGAGAAAGAAACgtaaataatttaaattcaaagaagattaagaaaaaaattgaaaggttGTGTACTGGCCAACTACAGCGTGCATCAAACCACACTACCAATTGAAGACAAAATTGAAAGACATATATGCATTCGGATTGGTACAAATTGATACAAGAATGAAAATTCAACTAAGACTAAGATTCTAACTCATGATCAAAGACATGTtggcattgaaaaaaaaaacaatagttTATTAGAAGTATTATGATTTCCAAACGAAATTAAATCATACCTAAGAAATTATACGCggcttcactttcaccttttcTCCTAGCCATTGACGTGGTTTTACAGGTTTAGTTTCACTCTTTACATTCAAGCTTTTTTCTATGAAATATAATTCCGTTAAACCCTAACTCATACTAGATGTCTATGAAATGGGATGTAATTTGAATTAAAATGACGAATTTGACCcttcatgtgataatcatttgAGTTTATTTAACGGAAGACTAACGAAAATTTTGATTTGAATCTCAATTGTTAATAAAGCTTACCACGAGAGTTTAATTAAAAGTTTTTTCATCACAAGGACACGAAAAAAAAATGGCCAACTTAACTTGATGTATGTGGTCCTGCACGTGACATAATTGGCCAACTTAACTTAATGTATGTCGTCCTGCACGTGACACATTGCACACAGCATAGTACGCAGTAAGAGTTGCGTTATAAACTTTTGCATGTATGTGGTCCTGCACGTGACACATGGCACACAACATGGTACGCAGTGATCAATGACGACATGTGTGGTTGCAGTACTCCCGCATGGGAGATGGAACATAGTACACGCAGTAATAAGTTGGGACGTTTGTGGTTGCAGTGCTCCCGCATGGTCTGACATGGGGTCTATATATTCACAGCAGCATCATTTTAAGGTTTCATAGGGTTTTGTGTGACTCCATCTGTGGAGAAGACGGGGCTGACTTGACTAGGGGAGACTGAGATGGAGGTGCTGCAAGTACTTCACATGAACCAAGGGAACGGCGAGACTAGTTATGCTCAAAACTCTACAGTTCAGgtacaaattaattttttattttaacgaCAAGAATGCGCGAGGATAATGTACGAAGGATATTAATCGTGTCCAACTACAAATCAGGGCCAAAATTAACTCATTAATATTGTCTTTCGTTAACTATAtgtcttttattattttattattattgcatAGATCTCCTTTAGTTAATCTAATTATTTGTCTTTTGTAGGGAAAAATATTATCTATAGCAAAGCCAATCATTGATGAAGCTGTACAAAAATTGTTGTGCTCAAATATAGCAGCAATTGGGAGCATGGGAATAGCCGATTTGGGTTGCTCATCTGGACCAAACGCCTTCCTAGTTATCTCTGAGATAATTGATGCCATACATGCCACACATAGCAGCTCATCATCATCCACAGAGTTTAGAGTGTTTCTAAACGACCTCTTTAGCAACGACTTCAACACCATTTTTATGTCACTCCCGGCATTCTACAACCAactgaagaaagaaaaaggtgaCAGATTCGAGTCTTTCTTTATCTCCGCTGTGCCGGGCTCGTTTTACGGCAGATTGTTTCCGGCCAAGAGTCTGCATTTCGTGCACTCCTCTTCTAGTCTTCATTGGCTCTCTCAGGTCCCTCCTGGCCTGGATTGCCAGGCAGGTGGCAAAGCGTTGAACAAAGGAAAGATCTACATATCTAAGACCAGCCCCCAATGCGTTTTGGATGCATATTCACTTCAATTTCACAAGGACTTTTCGTTATTTCTCAAGTCCCGAGCCGAAGAAATAGTTGGTGGAGGACGAATGGTACTGTCACTCATGGGCAGGTCGTCCTCTGACCCATCAACTCAAGAGAGCTGCTACCAGTGGGAACTCCTAGCTCATGCATTAATGAGCATGGTTTTAGAGGTACCAACAGAGATAAATATGCAAtatttagttttaagtttccGGTAGTTCTCTTCATCTCTCATAAGAATAATTTTCTTAGAGGTAGTTCTCTTCATCTCTCATAAGAATAATTTTCTTAGTACCTAATTCAACCGTTTTTCCTAACAATTTTTACCGTTATTGAGAAACAATACTTCAAGATCCCGTAGAAGAAAAACTTCAGACCTATCAACTGTTAACGTTGGGCACAATACTAGTTGATTGTATAATGTACAATTGAGTTTAcgctctttcttcttctttaaaatGATATTCAAGTGTTTGATTTTATTATGAATGGAGTTTTACACACTAATTTATGAAGAAAcctgtttttctttatttttccatAAGTAATGCTATTTGGACATAACAAGTCACATTTTTTAATATAGATGAGACTCGCACACAATAAGCCAACACATATTAAATAGTATATAAATAAATTGTCATCAGTTCTATGTAtccaaataattttcttatttttcataaGCATATGAGTTTTTAGCGGGTGCAAACACGAGCTTAATTTATTGCCTAGTAACATTTTGTATATGCAATGGTATAGGGCCTCATTGAAGAGGAAAAGGTTGATTCCTTCAACGCTCCATACTATGCCCCAAGTGAAGAGCAACTGAAATTGGAGTTAGAAAATGAAGGATCATTTACGGTGGACCGCCTTGAAGCCTTTGAAATTGATTGGGATGGTGGTGCAGAGATATCCGTTGTAACCAGTGGACAGCGAGTGGCCAAGACCATAAGAGCTGTGGTTGAGTCGATGATCGAATCTCATTTCGGAAAAGATATCATGGATGATCTATTTCGTCGGTACGCCGAGCTCGTCGCGGATCACTTATCAAAATCTAGAACCAAGTACATCAATTTGGTTTTGTCGGTCATTAGAAAGAACtgagttttctttcttttttcgttCACAAATTAAAAATCGAGTCTCATTGTCACTTTCTTAGGTTATTGGTTTGCCTATACTTGCCATCTATTATTGCTTTTAATTAGTTGTATGAATGTGGTCAATTATTAAAGAGGGTTTTAGTGACAATATATATTTGATAACCGTATGAAGGAAACATGAGTCTGTTTATTATGATAAGTTAAATAATACATAAGTAGTTAGTTATTTAATCAACTAATTAATCACACAACTAATTATAACATACTCATGTGGCCCTTATATGGTTGTCAACATAACCTTATATTTTTATCCTTCTAAATTAAAAgggatgtgttatccacacaccccttgataatttatgtccgttgatcttcttcaattcatccgatccgacggtcgaaaattaaaaaggtatgtgagaagtaaaatggggtgtgtgaatattacaccccaaattaaaacaatacaacaacaacaaaattgatTGCCAAATTTAAATACTAgatgaaattaatttttaaatctCATACAAATCAAATATTCACAATCATTAGAGCATCCCCAATGAGAACTTTATCCTCCATGAGGCTACTATATTTCCAACCTTAGCGGGATATTTTATCCCCAATGAGCCGAAAAATGAGGCTACATCCATCACTGGGGCTAGCATCTTCCTTTCTTGGGTAGCATAAAAGCGGACTACATCTAGCTTTAAAAAACAGTGGGTTCCACAAAAAAAGTAGCAACCCATGTGAGCAAAAATTCTATCACTCTCCCTCCAATTGCAAATACACTTATACTCTccttttattataatttttagttattttttcttacttatttttcttgcaatttggctaattaatgattgttttaaatttcataagaattaaaatttcaaattgatttaacgTTCATGGGCATTGATgggtgaaattttcaaataatttttttttttcaaaattgtatgAAGTAAATTTACCAATTGGTGTTAAGTAAATTGTTGTGTAATAcgtgaaaatcaaattatttcagAAGGTGAAGTGGgaatttgtttctttaaacGAATGAGATTGCGATAAGAGAATCTAATCCAACGAACAATTTATAAGTGATGAAATATAACTTTGTCACAATTTGAACTTTTTAGGTTGAAgggttcataaaaaaaaattaagatagcacgtccaaaaatcaacttaagaaaagctaacacaaaaaaaaagatcatTGTTTTATCAAATtactatataaataaatatatatagcctCATATAGAGCTCAAAATATATAACCCCTCATTAAGAAAAATTCTTTTATAAAGTCCCAAAGATTATTTGGAGCTCTAAAACAAATTATATCCATCGCTTTTTCAACCTCTTATACGCCCTTCGTTAAAAATGCTCTTACGCAAAGTTTTTCCTTGGCAAAGATTCTAGGTACATCAAGTCTGTGCCTTTCCGTACAAGGTATGGTGGGACTATGAATAGAAATTTTGTTGCAAAGTTTTTCCTTGGCAAAGACTCTAGATATATCAAGTATGTGCCTTTCCGTACAAGGTATGGTGGGGCTATGAATAGATATTTTGTTGCTATTTAAATAAGAAAGtgttattgacattttaaaaattttattctacatttctcacaaatgtatttttatttttaaatatagaaaattagaagtgtataattataattttaaagtgctaataacaattcattTTAAATAAGCAGCTTTTGATGGCAGGACAATGTTGGCGTTTTAGTGCCAGCATCAAGATGGCGTTTTAGTGCAAAAGTCCTCCTCTTAGAGTGGTCCTCCTCCCAAGCTGGAAGCTTTTCTGTGACAGATGATTGGACCTTGTGTGTGGCGGGGAAGCTGGACTCCAAAGCTATTTAAATAAGATGATTGGACCTTTTCTGTGGCAGATGATTGGTCCTCCTCCAAAGCTCAAAAGTTTTGGGTCCTCAAAAGTCATGGACGGTGAAAGAAACATCTTATTCGTCATTTTCTTCGCTATCTAATTGTGAAGGAGAATGATTATCTCCcctctcctttttctctccctctccctctttctcttcttttttatttgaatggTTATGATTAAGTCACgctaacatcttatattaatttttttatagaaagagaaagacaaaataaagactGTAAGAGGAGAAGATGAAATGAGATGTAAAGAGGAAGGAAGAGAATCCTAATCCTATACTTCCTTTTAGGCCATTATGAGGAGGAATTCATTGGTAAAAACGAATAGACCACGTGTTTGTCTAATCAAACGCATTGGATGGGGCTGAAATTTAAGAGGGgtattaggccatctccaatcgaaggaGGCTCAGAGGGCTTGTTTTAGCCTTTTGatcctccaagaaattaatattttaatgaatagtgcaGGACCacatttcttaccatctccaattgAGGGCCAAATGACCATATGGCCAAATATAGCCAtgtgacaaaaaaccatctccaactgagggtcacatggccaaacataatttattgtttaaatttaaaaactacaacaacttaaatttaaaaactactaCAACATCTTTGGgtcaaaagaagcatggagtaaacgtttaagttttatgttgttaaatgtttttaaaactgttgtttaagtttcatgttgttaaatgtttttttatattgtataatttttatgttgtttaatgttatttaatgttgtttaacaTTGTGTAATATTGTTTCATGTaacttaatgttatttaatggcttaggaagttataaaaaaaatagaatttttatttttatgttttaattttgtaaaaaaaaaaactgtaaaaaaaattcaaatataatggCTAGTTAACGTCAACTAGCCTTTGCATTCAAATTTTCTAGCCCGGTGCGAGGCTGGCTGGGTTGGGCCAGCCAATTGGCCCTTTGGCCTTTTTTGTTctgtggggcccacgagccctttggcctggccctcggttggagacgattttcgcGCTATTTTGGccctttcggttggagatgaccttaataTGTGCATAGTTTAGTCTTTTAGGTCAAACATCCACATGGTCCGATCGTCCAATCCTAAGAATTTCTCTCTATTGATAGTGGAAGAGAAACTGATCTCTTATGACAATACGTAATTGGTTTAAAATACCGCCATATTAATTTGAGACATCGCCGCAATATCATTTTTATCGGATAAAAATTTATCCTAAAAGCAAGGGACTATTCAAACAAGGGATCCATAAAATTATCACAACTTTCCCACAACTGGACTTaatatattaaaaattcaaagaatCAAAGACATTTAGTGGATTTTTTAAACAAAGATTTCAAGCACATTTACCTGAATATATATGTTCTCTCCTTGCTCCTCCATTGCTGCAGCATCTCCAAGGGCAAGAATCCCAGCAAGCAACTTGTCTGAACGGAACAAACCGCATCGGACATTCGCTCATTAAAAACATGTTTCACAATGTAAATTATTCAAACACAAAACACATAAGCGACCATCAACGTTAGCAGAAAAAACATGTAAGTCCTAgtgtcacgggatgactctttaagccttccgcccgtgcggcacttagacttgaatacctcgatgaacaagctaagtaagccttcgaagcctcgcttccccggatcgaatcacaaagaaagctaagatagcttggagaatgctaaaatcacttagaagatgggagaaaggaagctttgtattgaaagttaagagaactttacaattgcttacaattcttggatggtttggccaaatggccttacctcctatttataggcctaagtcacctcctcaatggagggttctagaatcccctacttacatccaaaaatatctagcatagttctagatacaacttgcctaatctagattattctaggtgaggcttagatatgtacacttgtgtggaatgttccggaatgccctagattatcttgaatgctccgccacgttcttgatttctccgggacgttccagaagcttccatgaagacatggcttcatgggcttagatatatgatgtcttgggcattttctttgtttttaacatgcggcccgtgacatcctcccccacttaagccgtcgacgtcctcgtcgactcTTGCCTCTCGAATGTCTGAATCAAGTCCTTATATTGCCATAAGGACGTCTCCTTCTCCCATGTTGCTTCGGAGTATGGTAGCCCCTTCCATTTGACAAAGTACTCCACATGCTTTGGTTGTCTTGGTCGCACCACGACACGCTTGGCTTCAATGCTCTCCACTTCTTTGTCAAATGCCTCCGTCATCAAAGGGGGTGCTCGATGAGACTCACCTCGGCTTGGTTCCTCATTGTCTGCATGATAAGGCTTCAAGTTGCTTACATGGAACACCGGGTGAAACTTGAGGCGGGGTGGGAGTTCCACAACATACGCGGCTTTGCCAACCTTCTTGATGATAGGGAATGGTCCCTCGTATTTCCGCAACAAGCTCTTGTGCAAGCCACGAGTACTCTTGTGCTGAGACGCATTGAGCTTCACAAAGACTTGGTCGCCAGTTTGGAACTCCACATTCCTTCGCTTGCGATCCgcccatttcttcatcttctttgaagccttctccaAATGAGCTCGAGCAAGTTCGTGGGCTAATTGCCACTCCTTCGCGGTTTTGAAAGCGGCTGGACTATTCCCCGTGTAGCCAGTCACGACCGTGTTCGGGGTCAAGGGTTGTTGCCCTATAGCCAACTCGAACGGACTTTTCCCCGTCGACTCCGAACGTTGCAAGTTATAAGAGAATTGGGCAACATCAAGTAACTTAGCCCAATCTCGTTGATTGGCACTAACATAGAGCCGCAAATAAGTCTCCAACAATGCATTAACCCGCTCCGTTTGTCCATCAGTTTGGGGATGAAAAGCTGTGGAGAAGTCTAACTTCGAGCCAAGTAGTTTGAAGAGCTCCTTCCAAAATCTACCCGTGAAGCGAGCATCTCGATCACTGACTATGCTTCTCGGAACTCCCCAATACTTCACCATGTGCTTTAAAAACAAGCGTGCAGCTCCATATCTGGTCACCATCGCCGTCTTCGATTCGTCTCCAGGGGCTATCCTCACTTGGTAGTATCCCGATCGAAGATCTAATTTTGTGAAGTACCTTGCTTCACCAAGTTGATCGAATAAGTCGGCGATCAACGGAAGTGGGTACTTGTTCTTGATGgtaatcttgttcaatgctctatAGTCGATGCACAACCTTAGGCTACCTTCTTTCTTGCGTTGGAACAAGACGGGTGCACCATATGGGGACTTGGAGGGTTGGATGTAGCCAGCATCAAGCAGCTCGTTGAGTTGCTTCCTCAATTCCTCCAACTCGGGTGGCGACATCCTATAAGGTGATTTGGAGGGAGGCTTAGCACCAGGCTCCAACTCAATTGCATGGTCGACCTCTCTCCTTGGTGGCAACTTCTTTGGCAGTTCCTTAGGCATCACGTCCGCAAACTCCACAAGGACGTCTTCCACTTGTTTCGGCAAAGGCCCGTGCTTCTCCTCCCCTTCATTCAACATTAGGGTTGCAAGAAATGTGGCCTCGCCTTTCTTCCAAGACTTGGCAAATTGAATTGCCGACAAGTGCTGGGTACACTTCTTGGCTTGCCTTTCCAATGGCACCAGGCAAGGTTGTCTTCCGTCGGCCAGGATACAGAAAATATTGTAGAAGGGAATGGGAAAGGCTCGTACCTTGTCCATGAACTCTAACCCAATGACTACGCCATAGTCGTCCATCTTGACTACGGTGAAGTCGATCGTTCCCTTCCATGTGCCAATGTCTACGTGCACATTGTGCGCAACTCCAACAATGGGGGTGGCAGCGGAATTTACCGTCTTCACGCTACCGGGCTCCTTGGTGACTCGGAGGCCAAGCCTTGTGGCTTCCTCCGACGTCATGAAGTTGTGTGTTGCTCCCGTGTCCACCAACACACGCGTCGTCTTGTCACCAGTCTTGACGTCGACGAACAATGATCCTCCCCCAACTTCAGCCTTAGGTTGTGGGAGGGTTGTCTGGATGGCATTCAGTAGACGGATGCATCCCATCGTTGCATCGTTACTCTCCTCGGCCTTATCCTCCTTGAAGGCCATGGCCTTAAGGGCCTTCTTTTGTGGGCAATCTCGCATCATGTGAGGGCCGTCGCATAGGTAACAAGTGGGTTGCCAAGGCTTACCTTTGCCTTTGTCATGCTTATCGGCTTTCTTCTCCTTCGGTTTGCTTGTCTCGGCCTTGTCC
Above is a window of Malus sylvestris chromosome 15, drMalSylv7.2, whole genome shotgun sequence DNA encoding:
- the LOC126601894 gene encoding probable jasmonic acid carboxyl methyltransferase 2, giving the protein MEVLQVLHMNQGNGETSYAQNSTVQGKILSIAKPIIDEAVQKLLCSNIAAIGSMGIADLGCSSGPNAFLVISEIIDAIHATHSSSSSSTEFRVFLNDLFSNDFNTIFMSLPAFYNQLKKEKGDRFESFFISAVPGSFYGRLFPAKSLHFVHSSSSLHWLSQVPPGLDCQAGGKALNKGKIYISKTSPQCVLDAYSLQFHKDFSLFLKSRAEEIVGGGRMVLSLMGRSSSDPSTQESCYQWELLAHALMSMVLEGLIEEEKVDSFNAPYYAPSEEQLKLELENEGSFTVDRLEAFEIDWDGGAEISVVTSGQRVAKTIRAVVESMIESHFGKDIMDDLFRRYAELVADHLSKSRTKYINLVLSVIRKN